A window from Enterocloster bolteae encodes these proteins:
- the chvE gene encoding multiple monosaccharide ABC transporter substrate-binding protein, producing the protein MKRKILSMILGTAIAASLLTGCGGSQEAAATTAAAAADTTAAAADSSAAADAATEAAKAATGEGKKVGVAMPTQSSERWINDGANMKKQLEALGYEVDLQYAEDDVQMQVSQIENMIASGVNCLVIASIDSSALVNVEEQAKNAGIPIIAYDRLLMDTDAVSYYATFDNKGVGTAIGNYIKEAKDLDAAKAAGESYTIEFFMGSPDDNNALFLYNGLMEVLQPYLDDGTLVCKSGRTSFEDTCILRWSQETAQQNCENYLTGFYADEKLDICASAFDGFAYGCKAALEGAGYKVGEDWPLITGQDAELMAVKNIISGYQTATIYKDTRLLAEKCVTMVQAVLEGAEPEINDTEQYNNGKVVVPAYLCTPVAVDKDNYKEIIVDGGYYTEEQLAQ; encoded by the coding sequence ATGAAACGAAAAATTTTAAGCATGATACTGGGGACGGCAATCGCAGCTTCACTGTTAACAGGATGCGGCGGCTCACAGGAGGCAGCAGCTACCACAGCGGCAGCGGCAGCAGACACAACCGCAGCAGCGGCTGATTCCAGCGCAGCGGCAGACGCAGCTACCGAGGCAGCCAAGGCAGCAACCGGGGAAGGCAAGAAGGTAGGCGTTGCCATGCCTACACAGTCATCCGAGCGCTGGATTAACGACGGTGCCAACATGAAGAAGCAGCTGGAAGCACTTGGATATGAAGTAGACCTTCAGTATGCAGAAGATGATGTGCAGATGCAGGTTTCACAGATTGAGAACATGATTGCATCCGGTGTTAACTGTCTGGTAATCGCATCCATCGACTCCTCCGCACTTGTAAACGTAGAGGAGCAGGCTAAGAACGCAGGCATCCCCATCATCGCTTATGACCGTCTTCTGATGGATACCGACGCAGTTTCCTACTATGCAACCTTTGACAACAAGGGAGTTGGTACTGCAATCGGCAACTACATAAAGGAAGCAAAGGACCTGGACGCAGCCAAGGCAGCCGGCGAGTCCTACACCATCGAGTTCTTCATGGGCTCACCTGATGACAACAACGCACTGTTCCTGTACAACGGACTGATGGAAGTTCTTCAGCCATACCTGGATGACGGAACACTGGTCTGCAAGTCCGGACGTACCTCCTTCGAGGATACATGTATCCTGAGATGGTCCCAGGAAACAGCACAGCAGAACTGCGAGAACTATCTGACCGGCTTCTATGCTGACGAGAAGTTAGACATCTGCGCAAGCGCATTTGACGGTTTCGCATACGGCTGTAAGGCTGCTCTGGAAGGCGCCGGCTACAAGGTTGGCGAGGACTGGCCGCTGATTACAGGACAGGATGCTGAGCTGATGGCAGTTAAGAACATCATCTCCGGTTACCAGACAGCAACCATTTACAAAGATACACGTCTCCTGGCTGAGAAGTGCGTAACCATGGTACAGGCTGTTCTGGAAGGCGCAGAGCCGGAAATCAACGACACCGAACAGTACAATAACGGCAAGGTTGTGGTTCCTGCTTACCTGTGCACACCGGTAGCAGTAGACAAGGACAACTATAAGGAAATTATCGTAGACGGCGGCTACTATACAGAGGAGCAGCTGGCACAGTAA